The nucleotide sequence TGATCTCTTCGTCGAGCGAGGTCAGGGCCAGGGTTTTTACCGCGCTTTCGAGCTGCGCCAGATTACCCGGCCAATCCTGATTGCGCAGCGCGTTCAACGCAGCCGTGCTGAACTGGCGGCGCGGCGAATGCCTGGTTTCTATGCAGCGCGCCAGAATCAGGTTGGCCAGATCCGGAATGTCTTCACAATGCTGGCTCAGATTCGGCACACTGATCGTCAGTCCGCTGATGGCGGTGAACAAACGCGAATCGAATGCGCCCTCGGCGAGCTGGTCTGGCAGCGATTTCGACACCGCGCAAATCAGCCGCACGTTGTATTTATCGAGCTTGGCGACAAGGAGCAGCAAGCCCCTCTGCTCGATCCGGCTCAATTCACCGATATCGTGCAGAAACAGGATTCCGTCGCGCGCCTGATTCAGCAGATCGAGCGGCGCTTCGGCCAGCACGCCGAGGTGCTCGGGCGCGACCCATGGCGTGTTCGCTCGATGCAGGAAGCGGGCGCACAGTTCGACTTCGCAACCCGGGTCAGCGGTCAACAGCAGCGGCGTCTTCAGGTTTGCGATCTGCTCGAGCCGCTGCTTCAGTTCCGCAATAATCGGCGCGCGCCCCAGACTGCCCAACGATAGCGCCGGATCGATCTTCGGTTCGCCGCACCGCAGCGCGCGCCCTACCGTGCTGAGCAGCTTCTGCAAACCGATCGGTTTTTCCAGGAAATCGTAGGCGCCGATACGCGTCGCTTCAACCGCGGTGTCGATGGTGCCGTGGCCCGACATCATCACGACCGGCATGGTCAGAAGCCCGCCGCTCGCCCATTCGCGCAGCAGGGTGATGCCGTCCGTATCGGGCATCCAGATGTCGAGCAGCACCAGATCCGGGCGGTTTTGACTACGCATGCTGCGCGCCTGCCCGGCATTTTCGGCGAGCTTGACGAGATAACCCTCATCGCGCAGGATTTCC is from Burkholderiales bacterium and encodes:
- a CDS encoding sigma-54-dependent Fis family transcriptional regulator produces the protein MNQILVVDDEVGIRELLSEILRDEGYLVKLAENAGQARSMRSQNRPDLVLLDIWMPDTDGITLLREWASGGLLTMPVVMMSGHGTIDTAVEATRIGAYDFLEKPIGLQKLLSTVGRALRCGEPKIDPALSLGSLGRAPIIAELKQRLEQIANLKTPLLLTADPGCEVELCARFLHRANTPWVAPEHLGVLAEAPLDLLNQARDGILFLHDIGELSRIEQRGLLLLVAKLDKYNVRLICAVSKSLPDQLAEGAFDSRLFTAISGLTISVPNLSQHCEDIPDLANLILARCIETRHSPRRQFSTAALNALRNQDWPGNLAQLESAVKTLALTSLDEEISLADVNRVLTQFDIEQRAAGGVLPLHLPLREARDAFERIYFGHHMAQERGNMSRVADSVGLERTHLYRKLKQLGMRLPKKNDD